The following is a genomic window from Bacillus sp. V2I10.
ATATACCTGCAGCTTTTTGTTTTACATCTTTCGGGGCATACTTTGGGAAATTCTCTCTTGTTACAACAATTGTATTAATTGGAACGCTGATTTTATTTGTCTATTTGCTGAGAGAAAAAAGAGTCATTATTAAATGGCATGATTTTTTTGCAAAAACCATGCAAAAGCCGTGACCTCTGTCACGGCTTTTGGCTTTTTAACAAGAATTCTTTCACGGGACTTTTCCAATCAAGAGAAGCATGAGGATATCGTTCCCTCACTTTTTCTTCTACAAATTCAAAATCAGAGAGGGAGAGCCCTTGAAGTTTACTTAGGCTTTCGGTCCAAATAAAGATGGATACAACCTCAAACGCCTGATCTGTTGTTCCAAGGTATTTCTCGCCTTCGAACAAAACACCCTTGTAAGTTAACAAGAAGTTTTTGCGCACATTGTCACGTTCATCAAGCAGAAAAAACTGCTTTTTTTCCTGTGCAAGCTCAAGCTTCCGCTTGGGATTCAGCACATATTTTGCAAGAGAATATAGGACAAAGACAATAAGAACAAGCAAAAGTAATCGTAACAGGATTACTATCATGGCAGTGCCTCCCAAACGTATTTTGTTACAATACGATTGAAGCATTCATAAGGTTTCAGTTTTTTTATGTATGATTAAATTTTTTTGAAGTAAACAAGTGTAAGTGGTAAACTTGGCGAAGTATAGGAGTGATGAACAATGAATTTATTGAAATTGATTGAGATGCAGAAGGACCTTGATTTGAAAATTGAAAAACAGCACGGCCTGGAAGAGGAACCGCTGCTTGAAAAGAAAATTTTAGCTTTGCTAGTTGAAGTTGGCGAACTTGCCAATGAAACAAGGTGCTTTAAATTTTGGAGTTTAAAACCTCCAGCTGAAACAAGCGTCATTCTTGAGGAGTATGTGGATGGCATACATTTCATTTTATCGCTTGGAATTGAGATTGGCATGACAGAGGGTTATGAATTTGAACTGCTCGATGAAGAAATTTCTTTAACAGCACATTTTGTTCATGTATATGAAAAGATAGCGCAGTTTGAAAAAAGCCATTCTGAAGCACACTATCTTGAAATGTTTCAGCAGTATCTTTTGCTTGGAAAAGTTCTTGGATTTTCGGCTGAAGATATTGAGGCTGCTTATGTTAAAAAGAATGAAGTAAACCATGATCGTCAAAAACAGGGCTATTAAGATTTTGAATTACTTTCCAGCGTTTAGTATAATAGGAAATAGTAAAAGAGGGGGGTAAATGAATGGCGAAATTAGATGAAACACTGCAGATGCTGAAAGATTTAACAGATGCAAAAGGCATTCCCGGCAATGAAAGAGAGCCGAGAGAAGTCATGAGGAAATACATAACGGCATATGCCGATGAGGTTACGACAGACGGTCTTGGGAGCTTAATCGCCAAAAAAACAGGCAAAGAAGGCGGCCCGAAAATTATGGTTGCCGGCCACTTAGATGAAGTAGGCTTTATGGTCACGCAAATTGATGATAAAGGATTTCTTCGTTTTCAGACGGTTGGCGGATGGTGGTCACAGGTTATGCTTGCACAGCGTGTGACGATCACTACAAAAAAAGGGGATGTTACAGGTGTTATCGGTTCTAAACCGCCGCACATCCTTCCTCCTGAAGTGAGAAAAAAAACGGTCGACATTAAAGATATGTTTATTGATATAGGGGCATCAAGCCGTGAAGAAGCAATGGAGTTCGGTGTCTTGCCTGGAGATCAAATCGTCCCGTATTTTGAATTTACGGTTATGAACAATGAAAAGATGCTGCTTGCAAAAGCGTGGGATAACCGCATCGGCTGTGCAATTGCAATTGATGTCCTAAAAGGGCTGAAAGATGCTGAACATCCAAATGTTGTATATGGTGTGGGTACGATTCAAGAGGAAGTAGGGCTTCGCGGAGCACGTACGTCAGCACATGCCATACAGCCTGATATTGGATTTGGCGTTGATGTTGGAATCGCTGGTGATACACCAGGAATTTCAGAGAAAGAAGCATCAAGTAAAATGGGTGAAGGCCCGCAAATTATTCTTTATGACGCATCAATGGTGTCTCATAAAGGATTGCGTGATTTTGTTGTAGGTGTTGCCGATGAACTCAGCATCCCATATCAATTTGACGCGATTGCAGGCGGAGGAACAGATTCAGGCGCAATCCATATGACAGCGAATGGCGTTCCGGCTCTTTCCATTACGATTGCTACTAGATATATCCACTCTCATGCTGCCATGCTGCATCGGGATGATTATGAAAATGCAGTGAAATTAATTACTGAGGTTATTAAACGTTTAGACGAAGAAACCGTTAAAACGATTACCTTTGATTAAATAACATAAAAATGCTGGGCAGTCTGCCCAGCATTTATTTCTTCTTTAAACCTTCTTCAAGAATCGTCAGCATTTCATTTTTCTCATCCTCGCTTGAATTCTGCCAGATCACTTCGAACAGAACGCCTAAGCCAGGAAGCATTTTTTCTTCGCCGTTTTGAATCGCATCTACAATCGTATCCTCAAGCTGACCTTGATCATTGCCTGATACATTTGAGATAATGGCATTTCTTAGATTTAAATCCAACATAATCACTCCACATCATATAATATTTACCTATCTATATCCTGTGTTAGTTTGTGTTTTTTATGTATGTTTTATAAGATATAATAAAGAAAAGTGAAATCGCCCGTTTAGCTCAGGCATGACAAATAAAGCTCCGCCATAAAAGCCCGGATATGACTTTTATGGCGAAGCCGTTTGGCGATTCAGCTGGACAAAAGATATAAGCAGAATATTAAAAGTTCCATTAATTATATAGAAGAAAAGCAGCTATAAAGGAGCAGTACTCGTGAAACGAATTGAATCTATACAAAATCAAAAAGTAAAGCAGTGGCGTAAATTACATACCAAAAAAGAACGTGACACAACGAATACATTTTTAATTGAAGGCTTGCATTTAGTAGAAGAAGCCTTAAAAGATAAATCAGTGATTAAAGAATTGATCATTTCAGAAGAAGCATCCATTCCATCTCATTGGAATGCGGATGATCTGCCGATTATATATGTCACGAAAGAAATCATGAAAGCTATCTCTGAAACAGAATCGCCTCAGGGTGCAGCTGCAGTCTGTGTTCAATCAGAAAAGCACGAAATCAGTGCCTGGAAAAAGGTCGTGCTGATAGATGCCATTCAGGATCCGGGGAATCTTGGAACAATCATCAGGACTGCAGATGCAGCAGGGATGGATGGAGTCATTCTTGGAGACGGAACTGTGGATGCATACAATTCAAAGGTTGTCCGTTCCAGTCAGGGATCAATCTTTCATATTCCAATTGTAAAAAGAAAATTGAATGAGGCAATCTCAGAGCTTAAACTGCAAAATGTCTCTATATACGGAACCTCGCTTCAAAATGGTGTTGATTACCGCAAAACCGAAGCAGCAGCTTCATTTGGTCTTCTTATTGGCAATGAGGGAAGCGGAGTAAATAAAGAATATCTACAGCTCACTGATCAAAATCTGTACATTCCGATTCTAGGAAAAGCAGAATCCTTAAATGCAGGAATTGCAGCGGGCATTCTTATGTATCATTGTATAGGAAGTAAATAAAAAAATAGTAAAATTTCCCCAACTCCTAATTTACGGCGGCTTCGGCTAATAAATTAGGAGTTTTGCTAAATAGAAATGAAAACGGCTGAATGCACAAGAAAACAGCTAGAACAAAAAAGTGAACGGCTAAAATAATTCCAAAATCCGCTAAATTAAACGGAATTTCCGCTAGAAAATATGAAGTTTTGGCTAATAAAACTCCAAATTCGGCTAAATGTTCATCCCAATCTGAGCTGGATTGTCAGTCCTCGGCCAGAACAAATCGGCCATAAAAGTCAAACCCGGACTTTTCTGACGGATTCTTATCTGTCTGTCGGGTCTGATCAGTCGATTCCGCTTTTCGGTATTGCATGAACATATTCTTTTCATTATAATAAGATACAGTTACATACTCTAACAGCGATGATAGAGAAGAGTAGTTTACGGGAGCGTCAATCAGGGAGAAAATGCCGGTGACTGAGAGCATTTTTTTGACAGCAGTAAATGAATTCACCTCTTTAGCTGGCATCAGGACCATTCGGTTTTTGAATGTAAAGATGTTCCGGATCAATTCCGTTATCTTAGAACGAAGTGAACAGCTGTTTCTTTTTGGGCTGTTAACAAGGGTGGTACCGCGATATTCAACTCGTCCCTTTTTGGGGCGGGTTTTTTATTTTGGAAAAAAATGAGCAATCATTTGAAATAAAGGAGGAAACAGCATGCAGGAGCAACTGAAACAGCTTCAGTTAGAAGCACTTGAAAAAATACAAACAGCTAATGATTTAAAAAGCCTGAATGACATCCGTGTCTCATACTTAGGCAAAAAAGGACCGATTACAGAAGCGCTTCGCGGTATGGGAAAACTATCTGCAGAAGAGCGTCCGTTAATGGGTGCTCTTGCAAATGAGGTCCGCGAAAGCATTGCAACAAGCATTGCAGCAAAACAGGAGGGACTTGAGGAAGCTGCGGTTGAGGAAAAATTGGCAGCAGAAACAATCGATGTAACTCTTCCTGGACGCCCGGTCCGATCTGGAAACCATCATCCTATTACAGCTGTTATTGAGGAAATTGAAGATCTTTTCCTCGGAATGGGCTATTCAGTTGAAGAAGGCCCTGAAGTTGAAACGGATTATTTTAACTTTGAAGCATTGAACCTTCCTAAAGGACATCCTGCCCGGGATATGCAGGATTCATTCTACATTACAGATGAAACGCTGCTTCGTACACATACATCCCCTGTTCAGGCTAGAACGATGCAAAAGTATAAAGGGCAAGGTCCTGTTAAAATTATTTGTCCGGGTAAAGTGTACCGCCGCGACAACGATGATGCGACACATTCTCATCAATTCACTCAAATTGAAGGGTTAGTGATCGATGAAAACATCAGCATGAGCGATTTAAAAGGAACGCTGGAAGCCTTTGCTAAAAAGATGTTTGGTGAGGACAGAGAAATTCGTTTGCGCCCAAGTTTCTTCCCATTTACAGAGCCTTCAGTCGAGATTGATGTTTCATGCTTTGCATGCGGAGGACATGGATGCAATGTATGTAAGGGCACTGGCTGGATTGAAATTTTAGGTGCAGGAATGGTTCATCCGAACGTGCTTGAAATGGCTGGATTTGACTCGAAAAAATACAGCGGATTTGCATTTGGAATGGGACCTGAGCGCATTGCCATGCTGAAATACGGCATTGACGATATTCGCCACTATTACACAAATGATGTACGTTTCTTAAAACAATTTAAAAGAGCATAAAAGGAGGTTTACCGATGTTTGTTTCATATAAATGGCTGCAGAATTACGTTGATCTCAGCGGAATATCAGCAGAAGAACTGGCAGAAAAAATTACTAGAAGCGGGATAGAAGTAGAAGGTGTTGAAGCGCTGAACGAGGGTATGAGCGGTGTTGTCATCGGTCATGTGCTTGAAAAAGAACAACACCCTAATGCAGATAAACTGAACAAATGTTTAGTCGATGTCGGGGGAGAACTGCCTGTACAAATCATTTGCGGTGCTGCAAATGTCGATAAAGGCCAAAAAGTAGCAGTTGCAACTGTGGGTGCAGTTCTTCCTGGAAACTTTAAGATTAAAAAAGCGAAGCTTCGCGGTGAAGAATCAAACGGAATGATTTGTTCTCTTCAGGAGCTGGGAATTGAGTCAAAGCTTGTGGCAAAAGAATTTTCTGAAGGGATTTTTGTTTTCCCGAATGACGTTCAGCCAGGTGCAGATGCTCTAGCTGAGCTGAGCCGTGATGATCAGATTCTTGAACTGGGGTTAACTCCGAACCGTTCAGATTGCTTAAGCATGCTTGGTGTCGCACATGAGGTAGCGGCAATTTTAGGAAGAAGTGTCACATATCCTGATCTTACACATGAGGAAGCTTCTGAAAAGGCATCAGATTTTATTTCTGTAACCGTAGAGGCCAAAGAAGAGAATCCATTATATGTTGCTAAAGTGATCCGCAATGTACGAATTGCTCCATCACCTCTTTGGCTTCAAACAAGGTTAATGGCTGCAGGAATTCGTCCGCACAATAATGTTGTGGATATTACCAACTATGTATTAATCGAATACGGTCAGCCTTTGCATGCCTTTGACTATGACCGCTTAGGTTCAAAAGAAATTCTTGTTCGCCTTGCTGAAGCAGGGGAAGAAATCATCACATTAGATGGACAGAAACGTGTCCTTACTCCTGAACACCTTGTTATAACAAATGGGAAAGAGCCTGTTGCTCTAGCAGGCGTGATGGGCGGAGAAAATTCTGAAGTTCATTCAGATACAACAACGATCCTGCTTGAGTCTGCGTACTTCAACGGTCAAACCGTCCGCAAATCTTCCAAGGATCATGGGCTGCGCAGTGAAGCTAGTGCACGTTTTGAAAAGGGCGTTGATCCAAACCGTGTCTGCGCTGCAGCAGAACGTGCAGCACAATTAATGATGGAGCTTGCAGGCGGAGAAGTATTAAATGGATCTGCAGAAGTGAACTACTTAGAAGCAGAGCCTGCTGTTGTCAGCATTCATGTAGATAAAATCAACAAAGTGCTCGGCATGAACATTTCAGTAAATGAAATTCAGTCGATCTTCACTCGTCTTGGCTTTGAAGTAAAGGAAGATAACGGAACGTTTACGGTTACTGTTCCGACAAGACGCGGAGACATTACGATTGAAGAAGATTTAATTGAAGAAGTAGCAAGACTGTATGGCTATGATAATATTCCATCAACATTCCCGGTCAGCGCTTCTTCACCAGGCAGACTGACTGGATATCAGTCAAACCGCCGCAAAGCACGCCGTTATCTGGAAGGAGCAGGCTTGTACCAGGCGATTACGTATTCTTTAACAAGTGAA
Proteins encoded in this region:
- a CDS encoding sigma-w pathway protein ysdB, which encodes MIVILLRLLLLVLIVFVLYSLAKYVLNPKRKLELAQEKKQFFLLDERDNVRKNFLLTYKGVLFEGEKYLGTTDQAFEVVSIFIWTESLSKLQGLSLSDFEFVEEKVRERYPHASLDWKSPVKEFLLKSQKP
- a CDS encoding dUTP diphosphatase, with protein sequence MNLLKLIEMQKDLDLKIEKQHGLEEEPLLEKKILALLVEVGELANETRCFKFWSLKPPAETSVILEEYVDGIHFILSLGIEIGMTEGYEFELLDEEISLTAHFVHVYEKIAQFEKSHSEAHYLEMFQQYLLLGKVLGFSAEDIEAAYVKKNEVNHDRQKQGY
- a CDS encoding M42 family metallopeptidase encodes the protein MAKLDETLQMLKDLTDAKGIPGNEREPREVMRKYITAYADEVTTDGLGSLIAKKTGKEGGPKIMVAGHLDEVGFMVTQIDDKGFLRFQTVGGWWSQVMLAQRVTITTKKGDVTGVIGSKPPHILPPEVRKKTVDIKDMFIDIGASSREEAMEFGVLPGDQIVPYFEFTVMNNEKMLLAKAWDNRIGCAIAIDVLKGLKDAEHPNVVYGVGTIQEEVGLRGARTSAHAIQPDIGFGVDVGIAGDTPGISEKEASSKMGEGPQIILYDASMVSHKGLRDFVVGVADELSIPYQFDAIAGGGTDSGAIHMTANGVPALSITIATRYIHSHAAMLHRDDYENAVKLITEVIKRLDEETVKTITFD
- the sspI gene encoding small acid-soluble spore protein SspI, whose translation is MDLNLRNAIISNVSGNDQGQLEDTIVDAIQNGEEKMLPGLGVLFEVIWQNSSEDEKNEMLTILEEGLKKK
- a CDS encoding RNA methyltransferase translates to MKRIESIQNQKVKQWRKLHTKKERDTTNTFLIEGLHLVEEALKDKSVIKELIISEEASIPSHWNADDLPIIYVTKEIMKAISETESPQGAAAVCVQSEKHEISAWKKVVLIDAIQDPGNLGTIIRTADAAGMDGVILGDGTVDAYNSKVVRSSQGSIFHIPIVKRKLNEAISELKLQNVSIYGTSLQNGVDYRKTEAAASFGLLIGNEGSGVNKEYLQLTDQNLYIPILGKAESLNAGIAAGILMYHCIGSK
- the pheS gene encoding phenylalanine--tRNA ligase subunit alpha, whose amino-acid sequence is MQEQLKQLQLEALEKIQTANDLKSLNDIRVSYLGKKGPITEALRGMGKLSAEERPLMGALANEVRESIATSIAAKQEGLEEAAVEEKLAAETIDVTLPGRPVRSGNHHPITAVIEEIEDLFLGMGYSVEEGPEVETDYFNFEALNLPKGHPARDMQDSFYITDETLLRTHTSPVQARTMQKYKGQGPVKIICPGKVYRRDNDDATHSHQFTQIEGLVIDENISMSDLKGTLEAFAKKMFGEDREIRLRPSFFPFTEPSVEIDVSCFACGGHGCNVCKGTGWIEILGAGMVHPNVLEMAGFDSKKYSGFAFGMGPERIAMLKYGIDDIRHYYTNDVRFLKQFKRA
- the pheT gene encoding phenylalanine--tRNA ligase subunit beta is translated as MFVSYKWLQNYVDLSGISAEELAEKITRSGIEVEGVEALNEGMSGVVIGHVLEKEQHPNADKLNKCLVDVGGELPVQIICGAANVDKGQKVAVATVGAVLPGNFKIKKAKLRGEESNGMICSLQELGIESKLVAKEFSEGIFVFPNDVQPGADALAELSRDDQILELGLTPNRSDCLSMLGVAHEVAAILGRSVTYPDLTHEEASEKASDFISVTVEAKEENPLYVAKVIRNVRIAPSPLWLQTRLMAAGIRPHNNVVDITNYVLIEYGQPLHAFDYDRLGSKEILVRLAEAGEEIITLDGQKRVLTPEHLVITNGKEPVALAGVMGGENSEVHSDTTTILLESAYFNGQTVRKSSKDHGLRSEASARFEKGVDPNRVCAAAERAAQLMMELAGGEVLNGSAEVNYLEAEPAVVSIHVDKINKVLGMNISVNEIQSIFTRLGFEVKEDNGTFTVTVPTRRGDITIEEDLIEEVARLYGYDNIPSTFPVSASSPGRLTGYQSNRRKARRYLEGAGLYQAITYSLTSEEKASQFALEASNYTRLAMPMSEERSVLRLSLVPHLLETLKYNLARQNDQVALYEMSSVFISNGADEQPVEKERLSGAVTGLWHLNQWQGEKKLVDFYVVKGILDGLFDVLGLKEQITYKQAKRDGLHPGRTAEVLLNGITAGFIGQVHPKLQKQMDLTETYVFELALQQLLKANLEELKFSVIPRFPSMTRDIALVVDREIVAGDLKETISEAGGKLLKEVSVFDLYEGDKLEENKKSLAFSLRYFDPERTLTDEEVTKAHEKVLRAVEEKYAAVLRG